The Cellulophaga sp. L1A9 genome window below encodes:
- a CDS encoding helix-turn-helix domain-containing protein produces the protein MSFFGKNIKKIRGIKGLSQEAFANVFHLKRATLGAYEEGRSEPKIDTIIKVANYFSISIDDMLTKDITVNQLLRFDSDITTDVNQIVKAGFSEVPFVNALNRKIFIEEFKSSQSYSSLPKIKIPVEASVHLLAYTVQDLFMESNGEGLFLNDVVVGEHVAPKDLVQGDVVIVLLDEELFIRRFDSSDTGYNLLADHINIPPLLIPYSVSVYFWKVSYVFLKQYPKFASKLEARINQLDAELKRLSSK, from the coding sequence ATGTCGTTCTTCGGGAAAAATATAAAAAAAATTAGAGGAATAAAAGGATTAAGTCAAGAAGCTTTTGCAAATGTATTCCATTTAAAAAGAGCAACTTTAGGTGCTTATGAAGAGGGCAGGAGCGAACCTAAGATTGATACGATTATAAAAGTTGCTAATTATTTTAGTATATCTATTGATGATATGCTAACTAAAGATATAACTGTTAACCAATTATTGCGTTTTGATAGTGATATAACTACAGATGTAAATCAAATTGTAAAAGCAGGTTTTTCAGAGGTACCATTCGTTAATGCTCTCAATCGTAAAATTTTTATTGAAGAATTTAAAAGTTCACAAAGTTATAGCTCCTTACCTAAAATTAAAATACCTGTAGAAGCTAGCGTTCATTTATTAGCCTATACCGTTCAAGATTTATTTATGGAATCGAATGGTGAAGGATTGTTTCTTAACGATGTTGTTGTTGGCGAACATGTAGCGCCAAAAGATCTTGTTCAAGGAGATGTAGTAATTGTATTGCTAGATGAAGAATTGTTCATTAGAAGATTTGATAGTTCAGATACAGGGTATAATTTGTTAGCTGATCATATTAATATTCCGCCACTATTAATACCTTATAGTGTTTCTGTGTATTTCTGGAAGGTTTCGTATGTATTTTTAAAACAATACCCAAAATTTGCTTCGAAGTTAGAGGCTAGAATAAACCAGTTAGATGCTGAGTTAAAGCGTTTATCTTCAAAATAG
- a CDS encoding molecular chaperone Tir, with the protein MKKQFKIIKNYLLELNYNITHENEKDGILMIQNEDEGINNLIIGIASPILIIEQYIFKITKPSEDIFKQLLQKNRDIIHGAFVLDETGEKVIFRDTLQIENLDLNELEGSINSLSLLLSEYSENIIQFSKA; encoded by the coding sequence ATGAAAAAACAATTTAAAATTATTAAAAATTACTTGCTTGAGTTGAACTATAACATTACTCATGAAAACGAGAAAGATGGAATTTTAATGATTCAAAATGAGGATGAAGGCATCAACAATTTGATTATAGGAATTGCTAGCCCAATTTTAATAATTGAGCAGTATATTTTTAAAATTACAAAGCCAAGTGAAGATATCTTTAAACAATTATTACAAAAAAACAGAGACATTATACATGGTGCTTTTGTTTTAGATGAAACAGGAGAAAAAGTAATTTTTAGAGATACATTACAAATTGAAAACCTTGATTTAAACGAATTAGAAGGTTCTATAAACTCTCTAAGCTTATTGTTAAGTGAATATTCTGAAAACATAATTCAGTTTTCTAAAGCCTAA
- a CDS encoding PspA/IM30 family protein, producing the protein MNIFKRLFNVGKAEAHSAIDKMEDPIKMTEQGIKDMKGDLGEALEGLAQVKAMLIRSQNEKVQFETKAKDYQNKAMLILQKVGKEELSNEDGDRLATEALVKKEENAEHANRCTVEVEKFSQSVSQLETNVNVLRNNISKWENELKTLKARVKVSKATKNLNKQMAAIDSSSTVNMLEKMKEKVTEEEALAEAYGDIANESKSIDEELDKVLDGKQINAENDLEALKKKMGL; encoded by the coding sequence ATGAATATATTTAAAAGATTATTTAACGTAGGTAAAGCTGAAGCTCATTCTGCTATTGATAAAATGGAAGATCCTATTAAAATGACTGAACAAGGCATTAAGGACATGAAAGGTGATTTAGGCGAGGCTCTTGAAGGGCTTGCTCAGGTAAAAGCTATGCTAATTCGTTCTCAAAACGAAAAAGTACAGTTCGAAACAAAAGCTAAAGATTACCAAAATAAGGCTATGTTAATATTGCAAAAAGTAGGTAAAGAAGAACTTTCTAACGAAGATGGAGATCGTTTAGCGACTGAAGCTTTAGTTAAAAAAGAAGAAAACGCAGAACATGCAAACCGTTGTACTGTTGAAGTCGAAAAATTTTCTCAATCAGTTTCTCAATTAGAAACTAATGTAAATGTTTTAAGAAATAACATTAGCAAGTGGGAAAATGAACTAAAAACCCTTAAAGCTCGTGTAAAAGTTTCGAAAGCTACCAAAAACTTAAATAAGCAAATGGCAGCAATTGATAGTTCTAGCACTGTAAACATGTTAGAAAAAATGAAAGAGAAGGTTACTGAAGAAGAAGCCTTGGCTGAAGCTTATGGAGATATTGCAAACGAATCTAAAAGTATTGATGAAGAGCTTGATAAAGTTTTAGATGGCAAACAAATAAATGCCGAAAATGACCTTGAAGCCCTTAAGAAAAAAATGGGGTTATAA